From the Azospirillum formosense genome, one window contains:
- a CDS encoding TrkH family potassium uptake protein: MTGFDTRPVFFIIGALLSVLAVAMLLPMTVDLAAGNPDWMVFAIACALTLFFGVQFMLANRMDRIALNVRQAFLLTALSWVVICAFAAVPFMVSQIDLSAADAYFEAMSSLTATGATVISGLDGLAPGLLLWRSLLQWLGGIGIIGMAIAILPFLQVGGMQLFRSESSDRSDKVTPRASDLAIAVGWIYLCLTAVCTAMLAYAGMSWFDAVNHAMTAVSTGGFSTRDASIASWNSPAIEWVLVVFMVLGGMPFVRFISLAQGRAASFWADTQIRWYLGFLAAVSFGMSVWLTLTRGMPWDDAIRVTTFNVVSVVTTTGYASIDYERWGPLASVVFFILTFVGGCTGSTSGGLKIFRFEILFIVLRALQRRLYSPNLVIPLNYNGKPVSADVMISVMGFGFVYLMSVFVLAFVLAFLGVDVVSALSGAATAVSNVGPGLGPTIGPSGNFATLPDGAKWALAAGMLLGRLEFFTILVVLSPSFWRR; this comes from the coding sequence ATGACTGGTTTCGACACCCGCCCCGTCTTCTTCATCATCGGCGCGCTTCTCAGCGTCCTCGCCGTCGCCATGCTGCTTCCGATGACCGTCGATCTGGCGGCCGGCAACCCGGACTGGATGGTCTTCGCCATCGCATGCGCGCTGACGTTGTTCTTCGGCGTCCAGTTCATGCTGGCCAACCGCATGGACCGGATCGCGCTGAACGTCCGGCAGGCCTTCCTGCTGACCGCCCTGTCCTGGGTGGTCATCTGCGCCTTCGCCGCCGTGCCCTTCATGGTGTCGCAGATCGACCTGTCGGCGGCCGACGCCTATTTCGAGGCGATGTCGTCGCTGACCGCCACCGGGGCCACGGTGATCTCCGGTCTGGACGGGTTGGCGCCGGGGCTGCTGCTGTGGCGGTCGCTGCTGCAATGGCTGGGCGGCATCGGCATCATCGGCATGGCCATCGCCATTCTGCCCTTCCTGCAGGTCGGCGGCATGCAGCTCTTCCGCTCGGAGTCCTCCGACCGGTCGGACAAGGTGACGCCGCGGGCCAGCGACCTCGCCATCGCGGTCGGCTGGATCTACCTGTGCCTGACCGCGGTGTGCACGGCGATGCTCGCCTATGCCGGGATGTCCTGGTTCGACGCCGTCAACCACGCGATGACCGCGGTGTCCACCGGCGGCTTCTCCACCCGCGACGCGTCCATCGCCAGTTGGAACAGCCCGGCCATCGAGTGGGTCCTGGTGGTCTTCATGGTGCTGGGCGGCATGCCCTTCGTGCGTTTCATCAGCCTTGCCCAGGGGCGGGCGGCCAGCTTCTGGGCGGACACGCAGATCCGCTGGTATCTCGGCTTCCTCGCGGCGGTGTCCTTCGGCATGTCGGTCTGGCTGACGCTGACGCGGGGCATGCCGTGGGACGACGCCATCCGGGTGACCACCTTCAACGTCGTCTCGGTGGTCACCACCACGGGTTATGCCTCCATCGACTATGAGCGGTGGGGGCCGTTGGCGTCGGTGGTCTTCTTCATCCTGACCTTCGTCGGCGGCTGCACCGGATCGACCTCGGGCGGGCTGAAGATCTTCCGGTTCGAGATCCTGTTCATCGTGCTGCGCGCGCTGCAGCGCCGCCTCTACAGCCCCAACCTGGTGATCCCGCTCAACTACAACGGCAAGCCGGTCAGCGCCGACGTGATGATCTCGGTGATGGGCTTCGGCTTCGTCTACCTGATGTCGGTGTTCGTGCTGGCCTTCGTCCTGGCCTTCCTCGGGGTGGACGTGGTGTCCGCGCTGTCGGGGGCGGCAACGGCGGTCAGCAACGTCGGGCCCGGCCTCGGCCCCACCATCGGACCCTCCGGGAATTTCGCCACGCTGCCGGACGGGGCGAAATGGGCGCTGGCCGCCGGCATGCTGCTGGGGCGGCTGGAGTTCTTCACCATCCTTGTGGTGCTCAGTCCGTCCTTCTGGCGGCGGTGA